The following proteins are encoded in a genomic region of Fusarium oxysporum f. sp. lycopersici 4287 chromosome 1, whole genome shotgun sequence:
- a CDS encoding origin recognition complex subunit 1 (At least one base has a quality score < 10): MAPINSEENTKRQLSKIPHDLSDDELADAEPSWQWIYNSTPTTERSDGTQSDRKRRKVTGDRIVGARIGQFECRIGDTVMLKADGSNEAWIALICEFVEDDGEGEKAANFMWFSSEKEIRSRDKKRSDYYPNELYISPSWDINPLASINGKAKIMSQDGFLAKYPQGKVPRNDPDFGKVFVCRRGCNTRTATYTDEFIWEEIYGGEHDLFALMDRVKSGTKVTRRRRKARSPSPSDDTYHPAQIPQTPTKTGRGSVAATPTSRRSQATPGSRVKRSASKRLEFTPLATRKLSPSQVGSSPFQIARSRLHVSSVPTSLPCREGEFSLVYSHLEAAISDGTGNCIYISGTPGTGKTATVREVVSRLEEAVGSDELDDFIFVEINGMKITDPHQSYTLLWEALKGERASPAQALDHLEREFSNPSPRRIPCVVLMDELDQLVTKNQAVMYNFFNWPTLRHSRLIVLAVANTMDLPERTLSNKISSRLGLTRITFPGYNHEQLMKIIQSRLEGVPGNIVDPDAIQFASRKVAAVSGDARRALDICRRAVELAEADAPSDPATPSKRDSQTQPKGSGRVTIATIKKAINEATTNPIQQHLRSLPLMSKLVMAALLLRIRRTGLAETTFGDTLDEIHRACLRAPAALPGVAAVLNNGLKGTQMGSQRPMTRPGHIHIAALELVAAGLINLEAQRAERSSKLRLSIADDEVKMALRDDGDLKALGIGV, from the exons ATGGCCCCCATCAATTCAGAAGAAAATACAAAACGTCAACTGTCTAAAATTCCCCATGATCTATCAGACGATGAGCTTGCGGACGCAGAACCATCATGGCAATGGATCTACAACTCTACCCCAACGACCGAACGAAGCGATGGAACACAGAGCGATAGAAAACGAAGAAAGGTAACAGGTGACAGGATCGTCGGGGCCAGGATTGGCCAATTTGAATGTAGAATTGGAGACACTGTCATGCTCAAAGCCGATGGCTCTAATGAGGCCTGGATCGCCTTGATCTGCGAATttgttgaagacgatggagagggagagaaagCAGCAAACTTTATGTGGTTTTCGAGTGAAAAGGAGATCCGAAGCAGGGACAAGAAACGATCCGATTACTACCCA AATGAACTCTACATCTCTCCATCATGGGATATCAACCCCCTGGCATCAATCAACGGCAAAGCTAAGATCATGTCTCAAGATGGTTTTCTTGCGAAATACCCACAGGGTAAGGTTCCTCGAAATGATCCAGACTTCGGTAAGGTCTTTGTCTGTCGACGAGGCTGCAATACCCGCACTGCTACGTATACAGACGAGTTTATATGGGAGGAAATATATGGGGGCGAGCATGATTTGTTTGCCTTGATGGATAGGGTCAAGTCTGGTACAAAAGTCACACGACGTCGACGAAAGGCTCGGAGCCCGTCACCTTCTGATGATACTTACCATCCTGCTCAAATTCCGCAGACACCGACCAAAACAGGACGAGGCTCGGTAGCTGCTACGCCAACTTCACGAAGGAGCCAAGCCACACCGGGCTCTCGTGTCAAAAG GAGTGCAAGCAAGAGACTTGAGTTTACACCTTTGGCCACACGCAAACTGTCGCCTAGCCAAGTTGGATCTTCACCTTTCCAGATAGCACGATCTCGCTTGCATGTCTCCTCGGTCCCAACCAGTCTTCCTTGTCGGGAAGGAGAATTTTCTTTGGTTTATTCTCATCTCGAAGCAGCTATTTCGGATGGCACAGGTAACTGTATTTACATTTCTGGAACACCTGGAACAGGAAAAACAGCGACGGTCCGCGAGGTCGTCTCcaggcttgaagaagctgtagGCTCTGATGAGCTGGACGATTTCATATTCGTGGAGATCAATGGTATGAAAATCACGGACCCTCACCAATCCTATACCCTTCTCTGGGAAGCCCTTAAAGGGGAGAGAGCTAGTCCAGCGCAGGCTCTTGATCATCTGGAAAGAGAGTTCAGCAACCCCAGCCCTCGCCGAATTCCTTGTGTAGTGCTCATGGATGAGCTTGACCAACTAGTCACCAAGAATCAGGCCGTCATGtacaacttcttcaactggcCGACTTTGCGACATAGCCGTCTTATTGTACTTGCAGTTGCAAACACCATGGATCTTCCCGAGAGAACTCTCAGCAATAAGATCAGCAGTCGACTAG GTCTAACGCGTATCACGTTCCCTGGTTACAATCACGAACAACTGATGAAGATCATTCAGTCACGATTAGAAGGAGTCCCTGGGAATATCGTAGATCCTGACGCTATACAGTTCGCCAGTCGAAAGGTAGCCGCAGTCAGTGGTGACGCCCGAAGAGCCCTTGACATCTGCCGCCGAGCTGTTGAGCTCGCCGAGGCCGATGCTCCTAGTGATCCCGCAACTCCAAGCAAACGAGACAGTCAAACGCAACCCAAAGGTTCAGGTCGCGTTACTATTGCGACAatcaagaaggccatcaaCGAGGCAACCACTAATCCCATTCAACAACACCTTCGAAGCCTGCCTTTGATGTCCAAGCTTGTCATGGCAGCTCTTTTGCTGCGTATTCGAAGAACAGGTCTTGCCGAGACAACCTTCGGGGACACCCTCGATGAGATACACCGTGCCTGCCTTCGAGCTCCAGCAGCACTTCCAGGCGTAGCAGCAGTCCTCAACAATGGCCTGAAAGGAACGCAGATGGGAAGTCAGCGCCCAATGACCAGACCCGGTCACATTCACATAGCGGCGCTCGAATTAGTAGCGGCCGGCCTGATTAACCTTGAAGCTCAGCGCGCAGAGAGGTCCAGTAAGCTCCGTCTTTCTATTGCAGACGATGAAGTAAAAATGGCCCTCCGTGATGACGGGGACCTTAAGGCTTTGGGTATCGGTGTATAA
- a CDS encoding origin recognition complex subunit 1 (At least one base has a quality score < 10), with protein MSQDGFLAKYPQGKVPRNDPDFGKVFVCRRGCNTRTATYTDEFIWEEIYGGEHDLFALMDRVKSGTKVTRRRRKARSPSPSDDTYHPAQIPQTPTKTGRGSVAATPTSRRSQATPGSRVKRSASKRLEFTPLATRKLSPSQVGSSPFQIARSRLHVSSVPTSLPCREGEFSLVYSHLEAAISDGTGNCIYISGTPGTGKTATVREVVSRLEEAVGSDELDDFIFVEINGMKITDPHQSYTLLWEALKGERASPAQALDHLEREFSNPSPRRIPCVVLMDELDQLVTKNQAVMYNFFNWPTLRHSRLIVLAVANTMDLPERTLSNKISSRLGLTRITFPGYNHEQLMKIIQSRLEGVPGNIVDPDAIQFASRKVAAVSGDARRALDICRRAVELAEADAPSDPATPSKRDSQTQPKGSGRVTIATIKKAINEATTNPIQQHLRSLPLMSKLVMAALLLRIRRTGLAETTFGDTLDEIHRACLRAPAALPGVAAVLNNGLKGTQMGSQRPMTRPGHIHIAALELVAAGLINLEAQRAERSSKLRLSIADDEVKMALRDDGDLKALGIGV; from the exons ATGTCTCAAGATGGTTTTCTTGCGAAATACCCACAGGGTAAGGTTCCTCGAAATGATCCAGACTTCGGTAAGGTCTTTGTCTGTCGACGAGGCTGCAATACCCGCACTGCTACGTATACAGACGAGTTTATATGGGAGGAAATATATGGGGGCGAGCATGATTTGTTTGCCTTGATGGATAGGGTCAAGTCTGGTACAAAAGTCACACGACGTCGACGAAAGGCTCGGAGCCCGTCACCTTCTGATGATACTTACCATCCTGCTCAAATTCCGCAGACACCGACCAAAACAGGACGAGGCTCGGTAGCTGCTACGCCAACTTCACGAAGGAGCCAAGCCACACCGGGCTCTCGTGTCAAAAG GAGTGCAAGCAAGAGACTTGAGTTTACACCTTTGGCCACACGCAAACTGTCGCCTAGCCAAGTTGGATCTTCACCTTTCCAGATAGCACGATCTCGCTTGCATGTCTCCTCGGTCCCAACCAGTCTTCCTTGTCGGGAAGGAGAATTTTCTTTGGTTTATTCTCATCTCGAAGCAGCTATTTCGGATGGCACAGGTAACTGTATTTACATTTCTGGAACACCTGGAACAGGAAAAACAGCGACGGTCCGCGAGGTCGTCTCcaggcttgaagaagctgtagGCTCTGATGAGCTGGACGATTTCATATTCGTGGAGATCAATGGTATGAAAATCACGGACCCTCACCAATCCTATACCCTTCTCTGGGAAGCCCTTAAAGGGGAGAGAGCTAGTCCAGCGCAGGCTCTTGATCATCTGGAAAGAGAGTTCAGCAACCCCAGCCCTCGCCGAATTCCTTGTGTAGTGCTCATGGATGAGCTTGACCAACTAGTCACCAAGAATCAGGCCGTCATGtacaacttcttcaactggcCGACTTTGCGACATAGCCGTCTTATTGTACTTGCAGTTGCAAACACCATGGATCTTCCCGAGAGAACTCTCAGCAATAAGATCAGCAGTCGACTAG GTCTAACGCGTATCACGTTCCCTGGTTACAATCACGAACAACTGATGAAGATCATTCAGTCACGATTAGAAGGAGTCCCTGGGAATATCGTAGATCCTGACGCTATACAGTTCGCCAGTCGAAAGGTAGCCGCAGTCAGTGGTGACGCCCGAAGAGCCCTTGACATCTGCCGCCGAGCTGTTGAGCTCGCCGAGGCCGATGCTCCTAGTGATCCCGCAACTCCAAGCAAACGAGACAGTCAAACGCAACCCAAAGGTTCAGGTCGCGTTACTATTGCGACAatcaagaaggccatcaaCGAGGCAACCACTAATCCCATTCAACAACACCTTCGAAGCCTGCCTTTGATGTCCAAGCTTGTCATGGCAGCTCTTTTGCTGCGTATTCGAAGAACAGGTCTTGCCGAGACAACCTTCGGGGACACCCTCGATGAGATACACCGTGCCTGCCTTCGAGCTCCAGCAGCACTTCCAGGCGTAGCAGCAGTCCTCAACAATGGCCTGAAAGGAACGCAGATGGGAAGTCAGCGCCCAATGACCAGACCCGGTCACATTCACATAGCGGCGCTCGAATTAGTAGCGGCCGGCCTGATTAACCTTGAAGCTCAGCGCGCAGAGAGGTCCAGTAAGCTCCGTCTTTCTATTGCAGACGATGAAGTAAAAATGGCCCTCCGTGATGACGGGGACCTTAAGGCTTTGGGTATCGGTGTATAA
- a CDS encoding origin recognition complex subunit 1 (At least one base has a quality score < 10): protein MAPINSEENTKRQLSKIPHDLSDDELADAEPSWQWIYNSTPTTERSDGTQSDRKRRKVTGDRIVGARIGQFECRIGDTVMLKADGSNEAWIALICEFVEDDGEGEKAANFMWFSSEKEIRSRDKKRSDYYPNELYISPSWDINPLASINGKAKIMSQDGFLAKYPQGKVPRNDPDFGKVFVCRRGCNTRTATYTDEFIWEEIYGGEHDLFALMDRVKSGTKVTRRRRKARSPSPSDDTYHPAQIPQTPTKTGRGSVAATPTSRRSQATPGSRVKRSASKRLEFTPLATRKLSPSQVGSSPFQIARSRLHVSSVPTSLPCREGEFSLVYSHLEAAISDGTGNCIYISGTPGTGKTATVREVVSRLEEAVGSDELDDFIFVEINGMKITDPHQSYTLLWEALKGERASPAQALDHLEREFSNPSPRRIPCVVLMDELDQLVTKNQAVMYNFFNWPTLRHSRLIVLAVANTMDLPERTLSNKISSRLGIISIRHVAVILTKSFRSNAYHVPWLQSRTTDEDHSVTIRRSPWEYRRS from the exons ATGGCCCCCATCAATTCAGAAGAAAATACAAAACGTCAACTGTCTAAAATTCCCCATGATCTATCAGACGATGAGCTTGCGGACGCAGAACCATCATGGCAATGGATCTACAACTCTACCCCAACGACCGAACGAAGCGATGGAACACAGAGCGATAGAAAACGAAGAAAGGTAACAGGTGACAGGATCGTCGGGGCCAGGATTGGCCAATTTGAATGTAGAATTGGAGACACTGTCATGCTCAAAGCCGATGGCTCTAATGAGGCCTGGATCGCCTTGATCTGCGAATttgttgaagacgatggagagggagagaaagCAGCAAACTTTATGTGGTTTTCGAGTGAAAAGGAGATCCGAAGCAGGGACAAGAAACGATCCGATTACTACCCA AATGAACTCTACATCTCTCCATCATGGGATATCAACCCCCTGGCATCAATCAACGGCAAAGCTAAGATCATGTCTCAAGATGGTTTTCTTGCGAAATACCCACAGGGTAAGGTTCCTCGAAATGATCCAGACTTCGGTAAGGTCTTTGTCTGTCGACGAGGCTGCAATACCCGCACTGCTACGTATACAGACGAGTTTATATGGGAGGAAATATATGGGGGCGAGCATGATTTGTTTGCCTTGATGGATAGGGTCAAGTCTGGTACAAAAGTCACACGACGTCGACGAAAGGCTCGGAGCCCGTCACCTTCTGATGATACTTACCATCCTGCTCAAATTCCGCAGACACCGACCAAAACAGGACGAGGCTCGGTAGCTGCTACGCCAACTTCACGAAGGAGCCAAGCCACACCGGGCTCTCGTGTCAAAAG GAGTGCAAGCAAGAGACTTGAGTTTACACCTTTGGCCACACGCAAACTGTCGCCTAGCCAAGTTGGATCTTCACCTTTCCAGATAGCACGATCTCGCTTGCATGTCTCCTCGGTCCCAACCAGTCTTCCTTGTCGGGAAGGAGAATTTTCTTTGGTTTATTCTCATCTCGAAGCAGCTATTTCGGATGGCACAGGTAACTGTATTTACATTTCTGGAACACCTGGAACAGGAAAAACAGCGACGGTCCGCGAGGTCGTCTCcaggcttgaagaagctgtagGCTCTGATGAGCTGGACGATTTCATATTCGTGGAGATCAATGGTATGAAAATCACGGACCCTCACCAATCCTATACCCTTCTCTGGGAAGCCCTTAAAGGGGAGAGAGCTAGTCCAGCGCAGGCTCTTGATCATCTGGAAAGAGAGTTCAGCAACCCCAGCCCTCGCCGAATTCCTTGTGTAGTGCTCATGGATGAGCTTGACCAACTAGTCACCAAGAATCAGGCCGTCATGtacaacttcttcaactggcCGACTTTGCGACATAGCCGTCTTATTGTACTTGCAGTTGCAAACACCATGGATCTTCCCGAGAGAACTCTCAGCAATAAGATCAGCAGTCGACTAGGTATTATCTCAATCAGACACGTTGCTGTGATATTAACTAAAAGCTTTAGGTCTAACGCGTATCACGTTCCCTGGTTACAATCACGAACAACTGATGAAGATCATTCAGTCACGATTAGAAGGAGTCCCTGGGAATATCGTAGATCCTGA